The Actinomycetota bacterium genome includes the window CGCCGTGCGGCATCCGGGAGGCGCTGCAGGTCCTGCGTGTGCGCGACCAGCGTCCCGACGCTGTCCAGGGCGTGGGCCGACAGCGCCAGCCACTCGGGGTCGACCGACACGTACACGGCGCGGCGGCGTGTCGCGACGGACTCGACCGCTGGCGGGTCCGTCGGGACCTCGCCGAGCACGCCGACCAGGAACGCCCCGCCGGCGACCCGTTGCTGGGTGCTGGGACGGACCCGAACCGGCTCCTCACCGTCCGGGCGGACGGTCACGGTCAGGTCCGCCAGAGGCGGCACGACCACACGGAAGCGCTTCCGCGACCCGCCGGCGACCTCGAACGGTCGCGTCTCGGTGAGCCGCCCACCGTTGTCGAGGCGCACGTCGACGTCGAGCACACCGGCGACGAGCCGGTCCGGCGCGAGGCTGACGGTGACCGGCACCCACGTGCCGGTGATGAACCGACCGTCGAACCCGGCGGTCGCCTCCAAGCCGAGCCGTTCCACGTCGCCGCGCTGGGCGGTGGCAGGCGAGGTCTGCGCGACGGCGGGGGTGGCGGCGGCGCCGGCCGGGGCAGCTGGCGACGCGATCCCCAGGATGGTGGCCGCGACGACCGGTCCCAGCGTCGCCGTCCACGTCCGGTGCGGGGGCACGTCGCCTCCTCGTCCGTCGCCGTGCGTACGACGTCGGCAGCCCCCGCCGCGGTTGCACGGAGCGTGCAGTAAACCGCATCGGCCGCCCCGTGAGGCGCGATCTGGCAGATCGTCTCGCCTGGGGTCTCTTCAGCCCTCCAGGGCGGTGCGCAGTTGGCGCACGGCCGCGCCCGCGTCGGTCGCGTCGGTGATGGCACGCACCACCACGACCCGCCGCGCCCCGGCGGCCCGCGCGTCGGGGATCGTGTCGGGCGCCATCCCGCCGATCGCGAACCACGGCTTGTCGCGGGCCACCGCGGCGGCCAGTCGCACCGGGGCCAGGCCCGCCGGCGGGCGGCCGGCCTTGGTCGGGGTGGCGTGCACCGGCCCGACCGCGAAGTAGTCGCAGTCCTCCTTCAGCGCCCGCGACACCTGCCCGACGTCGTGGGTGGAGCGCCCGATCAGGAGCTGGCCGCCGACCACCTCCCGGGCGTCGCGGGGCGAGGGATCGTCCTGGCCGACGTGGACGCCGTCCGCACCGACCTCGACGGCCAACTCCGGGTCGTCGTTGAGGATGAACAGCGCCTCGTGACGCTCGACGGTGACCCGGAACGTCTCGGCGGCGTGTACCAGCGCGGTGCGGGGCGCGTCCTTGTCGCGCAGTTGCACGATGTCGACGCCGGCCGCCAGCACGGTGTCGAGGAAGGCTTCCAGGTCGTCGCGTCGCGGGGTGCACAGGTACAGCCGCGCGTCAGCCAGGCGCTGCCGACGCCACGCACCGTCGCGCAGCGTCACGCCGGTGTCGCGGGTGCCGTCGGAGGGGTCGCCGCTCACCCGGCGCTCCGGTCGCCGTGGTCGCCGCTCACCGGGCGCTCCGGTCGCGGTGGCTGCCGTTCACCGGGCGCTCCACTCGGGGCGCCCCGCGGACGGCGTGGACTCCTCTGCGTACAACCGCTTGGGGATGCGCCCCGCCCGGTACGCCAACCGGCCACCCTCGACCGCCTTGCGCATCGCTTCTGCCATGGCGGTCGGGTTCTGCGCCCGGGTCACCGCCGAGGCCAGCAGGACCGCGTCGCAGCCCAGCTCCATCGCGATCGTGGCGTCGCTGGCGGTGCCCACGCCCGCGTCGAGGATCACCGGTAGCTGCGTCCGTTCGCGCATGATGCGCAGGTTGTAGGGGTTGCGGATCCCCGACCCGCTCCCGATCGGCGACCCCAGCGGCATCACGGCCGCGCAGCCGACCGCTTCGAGGCGGACCGCCAGGACCGGGTCGTCGTTGGTGTAGGGCAGGACGGTGAAGCCGTCGTCGACCAGCTGCTCGGCAGCGTCGAGGAGCTCGACCGCGTCGGGGAACAGGGTGCGGTCGTCGCCGATCACCTCGAGCTTGATCCAGTCCGTGCCGAACGCCTCACGCGCCATCTTGGCGGTCAGGACCGCATCGTGGGCGGTGTAGCACCCCGCCGTGTTGGGCAGCAGCCGGCACCCGCACCGCTCGACCACGTCGAGGACCGATCCCGACGCCTGCGGGTCCACCCGGCGCAGGGCGACGGTGACCATCTCGGTTCCCGACGCACGGACGGCGTCCTCGAGCGCCTCCATGCTGGGCGCCCCGCCGGTGCCGAGGATCAGCCGGGAGGAGAACGTCTCCCCGGCGATGGTCAGCGGATCGTCCACGTGGCGGTCCCTCATCTGGTCTACGCGTCAGCCGCCCTGGATGGCCGCGAGGACCTCGACCGCGTCACCCTCGTTGACGGTGCACTGATCCCAGTGTGCGCGGTGGATCACGTCACCGTTGACGGCGACCGCCACGCCGTGCCGGCCGCGGTCGGCGCCGAGCTCCCTGACCAGCTCCGCGACCGTGGTGTCGGGATCGACGTCGCGGGGTTCGCCGTTGACGGTGATGGTCACCCGGCCTCCTCCACCCCGTCTGCCGTGCCAGCGAACCGTGCCGGCGTGAAGGCTGCCACCACCTGCGGCAGGGCGCGGTCGACGACGAGTGCGGTGACCGCGTCGGCCGTGATCGGCGCGAGCAGGATCCCGTTGCGGAAGTGGCCGGTCGCCACGATCAGCCCGTCGAGCCCGCCCGCCCCGATCAGAGGGGCGTTGTCGGGGCTGCCGGGGCGGAGCCCCGCGACGGTCTCGGTGAGCTCGAGCTCGGTGATCCCCGGCACCAGCTCGTAGGCCTCCCGCAGCAGGTCGAGGACCGCCCCGGCAGTGACCGTGACGTCCTCGCCACGCTCCTCGACCGTGGCACCCACGACGACACGGCCGTCACCGCGGGGGACCAGGTAGACGGCGGGGCGATCGGGGCGGCCACCGACGGCCCGGACGTTGTGGTGCAGCAGCGGTGGAGCCACCGCGTGCAGCGCCGACGTTCGAACCTCGCGCAGGTGCAGCAGCTGGCCTTTGACCGGCCGGACCGGGAGCGGCGGGACACCGGCGATGCCGGCCGACCACGCCCCGGCGGCGAGGACCACGGTCGGGGCAGGGATCGTGTCGTGGCCCGCGAGGCGCACCCCGGTGACGCGGTCACGGTCGCGCTCGATCGCGGCCGCGCGTGCGGTGACCAGCTGGACCTCGGCCCGTTCGCAGGCGGCCAGGAGCGCATCGAGGAGCGCCCGGTTGTCGACCTGGTCGTCGTCCGGGGCGTGCAGGCCGGCGCGGACGGTGGGTGCGAGGGCCGGTTCGAGGTGGCGGCACGCGCGGGAACGAAGCCGCGTGACGCTCAACCCCAGCCGACGGTGGAAGTCGTGCAGGTCGTCGAGGACGGCGCGGTCGTCGGCGTCACGCGCGATCACGAGCGTGCCGGACCGGCGGTAGCCGGGATCGCGGCCGGATACCTCGGCGAGTTCGGCGGCGAAGCCCGGCCAGCGGGCGTGCGACGCGAGGTTCAGCTGCAGCAGCGCCTCTTCCCCGTAGTGAGCCTCGCTGACCGGGGCCAGCATCCCCGCGGCCGCCCACGACGCCCCACGGGCGGGTCGCTCGTCGACCACGGTGACCGACGCCCCGGCCTGCGCCAGCCGCCAGGCGCTGCTCAGCCCGATGACGCCCGCCCCGACGACGACGACGTCCGGTGCGTCGGGACGGCTGGTCACCGGCGCCATCTGGTGCTCCCTTCGCCGGCATGACCCGGATCAGGTTGTGACGGTCGGCGGCGCGACGGCGGACCGGCTGCGCCACCCTCTCAGCCCCGCAGGGCTCCCGTGCACGATCCACGATACCGGTCACCGGGAG containing:
- the thiS gene encoding sulfur carrier protein ThiS, coding for MTITVNGEPRDVDPDTTVAELVRELGADRGRHGVAVAVNGDVIHRAHWDQCTVNEGDAVEVLAAIQGG
- the thiE gene encoding thiamine phosphate synthase, with protein sequence MSGDPSDGTRDTGVTLRDGAWRRQRLADARLYLCTPRRDDLEAFLDTVLAAGVDIVQLRDKDAPRTALVHAAETFRVTVERHEALFILNDDPELAVEVGADGVHVGQDDPSPRDAREVVGGQLLIGRSTHDVGQVSRALKEDCDYFAVGPVHATPTKAGRPPAGLAPVRLAAAVARDKPWFAIGGMAPDTIPDARAAGARRVVVVRAITDATDAGAAVRQLRTALEG
- a CDS encoding thiazole synthase, which codes for MRDRHVDDPLTIAGETFSSRLILGTGGAPSMEALEDAVRASGTEMVTVALRRVDPQASGSVLDVVERCGCRLLPNTAGCYTAHDAVLTAKMAREAFGTDWIKLEVIGDDRTLFPDAVELLDAAEQLVDDGFTVLPYTNDDPVLAVRLEAVGCAAVMPLGSPIGSGSGIRNPYNLRIMRERTQLPVILDAGVGTASDATIAMELGCDAVLLASAVTRAQNPTAMAEAMRKAVEGGRLAYRAGRIPKRLYAEESTPSAGRPEWSAR
- the thiO gene encoding glycine oxidase ThiO, whose protein sequence is MAPVTSRPDAPDVVVVGAGVIGLSSAWRLAQAGASVTVVDERPARGASWAAAGMLAPVSEAHYGEEALLQLNLASHARWPGFAAELAEVSGRDPGYRRSGTLVIARDADDRAVLDDLHDFHRRLGLSVTRLRSRACRHLEPALAPTVRAGLHAPDDDQVDNRALLDALLAACERAEVQLVTARAAAIERDRDRVTGVRLAGHDTIPAPTVVLAAGAWSAGIAGVPPLPVRPVKGQLLHLREVRTSALHAVAPPLLHHNVRAVGGRPDRPAVYLVPRGDGRVVVGATVEERGEDVTVTAGAVLDLLREAYELVPGITELELTETVAGLRPGSPDNAPLIGAGGLDGLIVATGHFRNGILLAPITADAVTALVVDRALPQVVAAFTPARFAGTADGVEEAG